The stretch of DNA AGCGCCTGGTCGGTGTAGCGCTCCATGCGCTCCTGGTAGACCTTGGAGGATTTCTCCACGATGACGTTCATTCCCACCGGTTTGTCGGTGAGGCTGCGGATGTAGTCCAGCCCCTGTTGGAACTCGTAGCTGTGGACGTAGACCAGGGAGAGGGGTTGGATCACACCGATGCCGCCGGCTTCGGAGACCGCGGCCACCAGCTCGGGGTTGCTGCACGGATACATGGCACCGCAGATCAGCGGCACGTCGATGCCCAGCTGGCGGGTGAGGGGAGTATCGAGAAGGGACATGGAGGTCTCCGTCGGTTGCGGTTTGGGTGGCCGATTTGAGTGGTCGGATTGGCCTGGCGAGCCAGCGGATTACGCTACCACAGGGGTCCTCGAATCGTGGGCCCGAGGACGAGGTGATTGAACCGACCCACTCCATCGCGTCGTACCATGAGCGAGACCGATTGCCGGAAGCACCCCCGGCAATCCCTACCAAGGAGAGTTCCATGATTTCTGCAGATATTCGCCTCCCAGCCTGGGGCCGTGCCTCGCTGATCCTTGCCATTCTCGCTCTGGTCCTGGCCGTGGCCCCTGGCGCCGAGGCCGCGGGCAAGGTGAATAAGAGCCTCTTCGGAGACGTCGCCATCGAGGGCTACGACGCCGTGGCCTACTTCGAGGATGATAAGCCGGTGGAGGGGAGCAAGGACTTCACCTTCGAGTGGATGGACGCCACCTGGCGCTTCGCCAGCGCCGAGCATCGTGATCTCTTCGAGGCGGATCCGGAGAAGTACGCGCCCCAATATGGCGGCTATTGCGCCTACGCCGTGAGCCAGGGCAGCACCGCCGGCATCGACCCGGAGGCCTGGTCCATCGTCGACGGCAAGCTCTACCTGAACTACAACCAGAAGATTCAGAAGAAGTGGGAAGCGGACCGCGACGCCTTCATCGAGGCGGCGGACGAGAACTGGCCCAAACTGAACGAAGAGTGAGGTCTAGATCATGAGCACGAGTCTCAACAAGGGCGCCAAGATCGCTTCCTGGGTGGCACAGCTGGTCGTCGCGGTGATTCTGCTTCAGACCCTCTACTTCAAATTCACCGCCGCGCCGGAGCCGGTATGGATCTTCCAACAGCTGGGGGTGGAGCCCTGGGGCCGTATCGCCACGGGAATCCTCGAGCTCATCGCCGGTCTGGCGATCCTGGTGCCGGCGACGGTGGTACTGGGGGCGTTGCTCTCCGCCGGCCTGATGGTGGGGGCCATCCTCAGCCATTTGACGGTCTTGGGCATCGAGGTCCAGAACGACGGCGGCACCCTCTTCGTCATGGCCCTGGTGGTCTTCGCCGCCAGCCTGGTGGTGCTGTGGATCCGCCGCCGGGAGCTGCCGGTGGTGGGGGACCGTTTCTGATCCAGAAGAACGCCTAGTTCCAGAGCGCGCCGTCTCAGCCTCGGCTGAGGCGCCGGAAGGACCATCTGCCGCTGGCCTCGTCCACCCATCGCGGGGACGAGGCCAGCGGAAAGACATTTGCCAGCTCCTCGGTCTTCAGCAGCGCCTTGCCGCGGGCGGGCTCGGGGACCTCGTCTCCGTGGAAGAGGGAGAGTATCAACTCGTCCACCAGTGACGGCTCGCGGTAGAGCTCCTGCGAGGTGCTCGGTCCGGCCTCGATGCTGACGGGGCCTCGCCCACTCTCCCGCAGCCAGCGCACGACCTCCCGCGGTCCCGGCTCATCCGCCGCCACCACCGGCACTCCCCGCGCCTCCGCTGCCTCCCCTAGCAACTCAGCTCCGGATCGACCGGTGAAAATCGCTGTCTCCCCGGCGAAGAGGGGGTGCTGCCAATCCAAATCCCGCCCGGAGGTCAAAACCACGCTCAGCGGTGGTCCCTCCAACCCTTCCCGCTGCCGCCAAGCCTCCAACGCTCCTGCCGCCGGCTCCCCCACCAGCGCCTGATGATGCAGCTTCGGCTCCGCCCGCAGATTGGCCCCGGTGGTGAGGATGGCTCCGGCGCGAGCCCGGCAGAGGCTGAGGACGAAGGCATCCCAGGGGCTCTTGGGGGTGTGCTCGTTGATCGCCAGGGTGCGCAGCTCCTGCCCTTCCTCCCCAGAGAGCCAACAGGCGGTGACATGACTCACCCGCCCCTCGCCGCCGCGCGGGGACGGGAGACCTTCCGGGAAGAGAGCCTCAATGACCGCATCCACCGCCTCCGGCGAGGTCACTTCTTCCAGGTTGGGACCCTGGTAGGGGGTTGGGGGGTGGTTCCAGGGGTCGGAAAGAGTGCCGTGTTGAGATGTCATGCTTCTTCTCCGCTGAGAGCGCCCCCACCCCCGCCCCGGGATCAATCCCGGGGCTACCCAGGACACCGCCGGATGAATCCGGCTCCCAGAATCTGCTCCACCACGGTTGTTCCTCCGGAGCCAGCGGAGCTGGCGGACCCTGAGTAGCCCGGGGATTGGATCCCCGGGCGGAGCTGCCGTGACCACGGGCGTTGACTACTCTGGCTTCCCCCTGGGAGCGCCGGCCTCCGGCCGGCTCCGGTCAGCCCTTAGATGAGCGCCCCCGCCCTCGCCCCGGGATCAATCCCGGGGCTACCCAGGACACCGCCGGATGAATCCGGCTCCCAGAATCTGCTCAGAGCCTTCTCGCTCCCACGCTCCGGCGTGGGAGCACAGGGGAGACGCTCCAGCGTCGGGGGTGGGGGAGTGAGCTCGTTGACCTCCAGGTATCTTGCTTCGGAAGGTCACCCGCCCCGCTGGAGCGGGGCCTTGACGTTGGTGCAAAGCGCATCGATGTGCGATTCCCACGCTGGAGCGTGGGAACCAGCAGATTTTGTCTCGGGCTCCCCCTCGGGAGCGCCTCTGTCCTCGCCCCAGGATTGGATCCCCGGGCGGAGCTGCCGTGACCACGGGCGTTGACTACTTCGGCTCCCCCCGCCCAGAAAGTGCCTTTTCCCCCCACACCTTATACTCTCCGGCCATGGCGCCGCGCATCGACAGTGAAGCCCTGATTCTGGATCTGGGAGTCTACGATTTGCTGGAGACCCGGCTCCTGCGCAGCCTGGGGTTCGCCCAGCGGGGGGGCTACGAGCGGCTGTGGCTGGGGCAGGCGATTCACAGCCGATACCAGGAGCAGGTTCTAGAGCAAGATCCCACCTACCGCCGTGAGGTGGTGGTGCGCAAGACCTTCGAGTTCCGCGGCTGGCAGGTGCGGGTGAGCGGCCGGGCAGACGGGCTGCGGCGGGATCCCGACGGCACCCTGGTGGTGGAGGAGATCAAATCCGTGCGTCGGGGCGGCCAGCTGAGCGCCGCCGCGCGGGAGGTCTACGAGCGCCAGGCCATGCTCTACGCCTGGATGCTGGAGGGCACCGAGGAAGCCGGCGAGGCACCGGTGCGGCCGGAGCTGGTGTTCATCGAGATCGGTTCCGACGCCGTCGAACGGGTGGAGCTTTCCGCCGACCTGCGGGGGCTGGAAGTGGCGGTGAAGCGCCGGGTGGGGGAGATCCTCGCCAATATCGAGCGCCAGCGGGAAGCGCGGGAGAACCGCGTCGCCGCCGCCGCCGAAACCACCTTCCCCTTTCCCGAGCTGCGCCCCGGGCAGGAGCAGATCCTGGAGTCGGTGCAGGCCGCCATGGAGAGCTCCGACCACCTGCTGTTGGAGGCCGCCACCGGCATCGGCAAGACCGTCGCCACCCTCTACCCGACGTTGCGCTACTGCCTGGAGCACGACAAGCGCCTCTTCGTCCTCACCGCCAAAAACACCCAGCAGGACATGGTCACCACCGTCCTGCGCATGCTCAACCAGCACGGATCCTTCCACTCCCTGCGCATGCGCGCCAAGGCCCGCATGTGCGCCAACGACCAGCTGATCTGCCACGAGGAGTATTGCCGCTTCGCCCGGGACTACTACCTGAAGCTCCAGAGCTCCCAGGTCGTGGGGAATCTGCTGGATCGCCACACCACCCTCGATCCGGAGGCGGTCTACGAGGCCTCCCGGGAGGCGGAGGTCTGTCCCTTCGAGGTCAGCCTGGAGGTGGGGGAGCAGGTGCAGGTGACGGTGTGCGACTACAACTACGTCTTCGACCCCTACGTCTCTCTTTCCAATTTCGGCGGCGATTCGGACCTCAGCGACACCGTGCTGGTGATCGACGAGATCCACAACCTGGTGGGGCGGGGGCGGGGTTACTACAGTCCGGAGCTGGGGGCCGAGCCGGCGCGGCGGGCGGCGGAGGCCATGCGGCTGGGAGGGCAGCCGGTGCACTTCGAGATCGAGGCGCTGTGCCTGAAGCTGGCGGCGTTCATCGATCAGAGCGTGGAGGATGCCTTGGCCGTGGCGCCGCCGCAGGTGGAGGCGCTGGAGACCACCCTGCCGGAGGATCGCCTGTGGTCGCTGCGGCCGGCCTTCGACAGCGCCTTCATCGACTACCTGGAGTACCAGCGGGAGACCAAGAGCTTCCGCGCTGAGGATCCCTTCGTTCAGCTCTACTTCGACTTCCTGCGCTTCCTCAACGGTCTGGTGGTCTCCGACCAGGCCTTCAGCCATTGCGTCGAGCGGCGCCGGGACGGCCGTTGGTTCAAGGTGCTGTGCAAGGATCCCAGCCGCTTTCTGGGACAGGTGATCCACCGCTGCCACTCGGTGGTGGGCCTCTCCGCCACCCTTTCGCCGCCGGAGTTCTACCGCGATCTGCTGGGCTTCGAGGTCGCCCGCACCTCCACCGTGTCGATCCCCAATCCCTTCCCGGCGGAGCGCCGGCGGGTGGTGGTGGACGCGGCGGTGGCCACCACCTGGAAGCAGCGGCCGCAGAATTATCCGCGCATCGCCGAGCGCCTGGCGGCCTTCGCCGCGGCGGTGCCGGGGAATTGCCTGGCGCTCTTCCCCAGCTATGACTTTCTGGCCCAGGTGGCGGGGCTGATGCCGCTGGTGGACAAGCGGGTGCTGGTGCAGCAGCGGGCGTCCGGCGACAAGGAGCGGGAGGAGATTCTCGACACCCTGCGGGGCGCCCTGCTGGGGGACGTGTTGCTGCTGGCGGTGGCCGGCGGCGTGTTCGCCGAGGGAGTGGACTATCCCGGCGACATGCTGCGGGCGGTGGCGGTGGTGGGGCCGTGCCTGCCGGCGCTCAATCTGGAGCAGCAGCTGCTCAAGGAGTACTACGAGGAGCGTTTCGAGAAGGGCTTCGAATACGCCTTCGTGGTGCCCGGCATGACCCGGGTGGTGCAGGCGGCGGGGCGGCTGATCCGTTCGCCCCAGGACACCGGCGTCATCGCCCTCTTCGACAAACGCTTCCTCTACCGCCCCTACCGCAGCCACCTGCCGGAGGATTGGCTGCCGGAGAAGGGGGTCAAGGGGCTGGTGGACGAGCCGGCGAAGGCGGCGCGCCAATTCTTCGGCTCCTTGGCGGAGCTTTCAGCGCTGGCGGATTCGAACTAGGCCACGATCTGGAAACCTTTCGCCGGGGGCTCCGTAGTACTGATCAGGAGCACGAGAGTCTGGTACCCATCCAGAAGCTTCCCTCCTACCTCCTCGAAACAACCCCGCTCTCCGCGGGGTTCTTTTTTTGGCCCGAGCAGACCCTGAAAAGCCCACCAGCAGGCGAGTCGCGAGGTATGCCGCACTGGCATAGACGCCCTTCGAGGACCGGCCGTAGGAATTCATGAGCAGGCAAGACGCACAGTCTCCTCGCTTCTCCTCCTTGCAGCCCCGCCGCCGTGGCGGGGCTTTTTTTGCGGGCGGCTCGCTCCAGAGTCCCGTCTTCCTTCTCGATTTCTTCGACTTGTCATCGTTTGTTTGAACCAGTATCGCTTTCCATCCGTATCAAGACACGAAGCAGGGGACTCCCAAGAGTCTCCTTCGCTTCTCCTCCTTCAGCCCCGCTGTCGCGGGGCCTTTTTTGTGCCCTCTCTGCGAGCCTCCGATCCGGGTAGACGCGGCGCTTTGTCCTTCTGAGCTTTGTCCCTCTGAGCTCGGTGGCCCACACTACCTTTGTCGATGGACTTGCAGTAGTTGCCGGAGAACTCTCGATGGTAACTGCCGTATATGTATGACAAGGGCATTGCGTCCTTGCTTGCTCGTTGAGTTGTTTTGAGGGACGGGCGTCGGGGAGTGGCCGCCCCACCGACCGAACCGAGATCCCAAGGAGGCTCAGGTGATAGGCGGAATCCTCGCCGCGGTCGGCAATACCCCCCTCGTTTCTCTAGTGCGCCTTTTTCCGGAAGAATCTCTCCGGATCTTCGCCAAAGTCGAAGGGCTCAATCCCGGTGGCAGCTCCAAGGACCGGCCGGCCCTGGCCATCCTCGAGGCCGCCCTCGAGACCGGGGAAGTGAAGCCCGGCACCACCATCGTCGAGTCCAGCTCGGGGAATATGGGGATCGGGCTGGCGCAATTTTGCGCCTACCATGACCTGCCACTGATCTGCGTCGTCGACTCCAAGACGACGCTGCAGAATCGGCGCATTCTGGAGGCTTACGGAGCTCGCCTGGAGGTGGTGACGGAGCCCGACCCGGAAACCGGTGAGCTCCTCCAGGCCCGGCTCAAGCGGGTGGAGCAATTGGTGCAGCTGCATCGCCCTGCCTACTGGCCCAACCAATACGCCAATCACGAGAACGCTGGAGCCCATTTCCGCACCACCATGGCGGAGATCGTGAACGAATTGGGGGCTCCGCCGGACTATCTCTTCTGCGCCACCAGTACCTGCGGAACCCTCCGGGGTTGCCTGGAGTCGGTGAAGCGTCACGGGTATCCCACTCAGCTGGTGGCGGTGGATGCCGTCGGCAGCCTGATCTTCTCGTCCATCGCCGAGCCGCGGCAGATCCCCGGCCTGGGAGCGGGGCTGTGCCCGCCGCTGTGCCCGAGCCCGGAGGATTGCGTGGTTCTCCACGTCTCCGACCTCGACTGCATCACCGGCTGCCGGACGCTGGTGCGCCGGGAGGCCATCCTCGCCGGCGGATCGTCCGGCGGGGTGGTCTCGGCCCTGGGCCGCTACCGCCATCGCATCCCCGACGGCTCTACCTGCGTCCTGATCCTGCCGGATCGGGGCGAGCGCTATCTGGATTCGGTGTACTCCGACGAATGGGTCTTCGAGCACTACGGCGCGACGGCCTTGGAGGAGATGACCGCTCAGAAGCTGCAGAGAGTTTGAGGGAGGCCCCGCGGGGCAGGGGCCCGCTTGGAATCGGCTCAGGCCTCGGAGCTCTCGAGATCGAGGTGGAACATGGGCAGCTCCCTCCCCGGGATGCTGCCGGAGGGGCGGGTGCCTGCGGGGATGGCTCCCATGCGCTGGTAGAAGTCGCCGGCGTTGGGGTCGCCTTGGATCACCAGCACCGCGTAGCCCAGCCGGCGCGCCTCGGCGGCGGCGTGCTCGAGGAGCAGCCGGCCGAGACCGCTGCGCTGCCGGTGGGGCTCGATGAAGAGGGCACCGAGCTCGACGCCGTCATCTGCCCTTGATTCTCCGGCGGCGATGGGTTCTAAGGTGTAAAAACCTGCCACCTTGCCGTCCATTTCCACCACGAAGGCGGGATGTTCTTCGAGCACCTCCGGCGAGTAGGTGAGCTCTTGGCGCATGCTCTCGAGCATCTCCCGCGGGTAGCCCCAAGAGCCCTTGGAGCGCAGGGCGAGATCGCTGAGCAGGGCGGATTCCTCCAGCTTGGCTCGGCGAATGGAGTGCTGGGATCGAGGGCTCATGAGGGTAACCTCGGGTCAAAGTATCACCGGGGCTCACTGCCGAAGCGCTCCCCGAGGGTATTTGTCCCCCAGGGCTGCTATTGATGCTCGTTCAGATACTCCTGCCACCACTCCTCAATCTCCCTCTCGATCATCGGCTGGCCGTCGGGAATCTCGGTGCAGGCGACTTCAACGGGGCCCTTGCCGATGCAAATCTCGCGAGTCCGGGGTTTGATGTAGATCGGCAGCTTCCCCCACGGCCCGGCGGGAGCGACCTTCTCGGTCATTTTGCGCAGGAGCTCCTCGAATCTTTCCCGCATCCTGCGCCGACGCTCGATCTCTAGCTTTTCCTCGCGGGTGAGGCGGCTAGCGTCCCAAGGAATCTTGTGTTCCGGGATGGTGCCGCTGGGGGCGGGATTCTCGGTGTAGTAGCGCTGCCAGCAGCCGGCGTCGTTCGATGCGCAGGGGCTGTCCTTCGCCGGGCCGCCGGCGCTGGGAGGAGCCATCGGCGGTGCCGGTTGTTGAGGCTCGATCCCCAGCTGCTCCGGCGTCACGACGATGTTCTTGATGCGGGAACGCTCGATGGCGTCCAGGGCTGCCTGCTGGCGCCGGTCGGCGTCCAGAAGGCTCTCGGAAGGACCGGGGGGCGGGGCTGGTTGCTGCGCAGGGGGCTCGAAGGGCGAGGCGCCGGCGACCTGGGGCGGCTCGTCCCGCAGCAGCAGGAGGAAGACGTCGATCTTGTGCAGCCGTCGCTCCTGGCAGGCGCTGGTCTTGCACCCCGCCAGCTCGATGGCCAGCTCGTCCAAATAGGCCAGGCCTTCCTCGTCGAGGCGCGTGGGGTCGATCTCGCCCCGGGCCAGCATGCGGTTGAGGCGGCGCTCCAGCTGCTTCTCCCAGCGATCGTAGCGCCGTTCCTGACGCTTTTCTCGGCGGGCTTCCCGGCGCTCCTGACGGCGCTCCTTGCCGCCGCCGCCGAAGAGAGCGGTGTGGGGACCGGAGCCGTAGGTGCTGATGGGGTCGACGCTGTCCCCCGGCAGACCCTCTTCGCCGCCGGAGGGCGGATCGCATTTGAAGCCGCAGGGATCGAGATCGAAGGGCCCGCCGGAGGTGAGGTCGAGCTGCGATCCGTCGAAGCCATCAGCGGTTTCGATGCCCATGCTGCGTTCCAGCTGAGCGATCTCCCAGGTGGTGTTGATGGAGCCGATCATGCCGGCGTCGGAAGGACCGGGACCGGGCTGAGGAAGCTCGACACCCGCACCGCCCCCGAAGCTGCCCGTGGGCCGAAGGGGGCAGGCCCACAAACCCAGCGGGTCGGCGTATTGAACCGGGTCGCCATGGGCGTAGAGAGTGCGGTGCAACCCTCCCCGGAGACCGGCGGGATCCGGCCGCAGGAAGCGCCCGGTCTGGGGATCGTAAACCCGGTGACGGGCGAAGGCCACGGACTCCAGACCAGGCAGCGTCTCCATGCCGGCGAAGCCCAGGGGCGAAGGTCCCACCGAGTCTTCCCGCGAGGCTCCTACCCCGAAAGCGGTGGGTACCGAAGAAGGGTCTGCAGAGCTGGAGGAAGCAGCGGAGCTGGAGGAAGCAGCGAAGCGAGAGAAGTAGGCTGCCACCTCCGCCAGCCAGGTCTCGGTCTCCAGGGCCCCGGCGGGGCGGGTGGTCAAGGCCCGGAGCGCCACCCCTTC from Acidobacteriota bacterium encodes:
- a CDS encoding DoxX family protein, which codes for MSTSLNKGAKIASWVAQLVVAVILLQTLYFKFTAAPEPVWIFQQLGVEPWGRIATGILELIAGLAILVPATVVLGALLSAGLMVGAILSHLTVLGIEVQNDGGTLFVMALVVFAASLVVLWIRRRELPVVGDRF
- a CDS encoding YHS domain-containing (seleno)protein; protein product: MISADIRLPAWGRASLILAILALVLAVAPGAEAAGKVNKSLFGDVAIEGYDAVAYFEDDKPVEGSKDFTFEWMDATWRFASAEHRDLFEADPEKYAPQYGGYCAYAVSQGSTAGIDPEAWSIVDGKLYLNYNQKIQKKWEADRDAFIEAADENWPKLNEE
- a CDS encoding GNAT family N-acetyltransferase; protein product: MSPRSQHSIRRAKLEESALLSDLALRSKGSWGYPREMLESMRQELTYSPEVLEEHPAFVVEMDGKVAGFYTLEPIAAGESRADDGVELGALFIEPHRQRSGLGRLLLEHAAAEARRLGYAVLVIQGDPNAGDFYQRMGAIPAGTRPSGSIPGRELPMFHLDLESSEA
- the sbnA gene encoding 2,3-diaminopropionate biosynthesis protein SbnA — protein: MIGGILAAVGNTPLVSLVRLFPEESLRIFAKVEGLNPGGSSKDRPALAILEAALETGEVKPGTTIVESSSGNMGIGLAQFCAYHDLPLICVVDSKTTLQNRRILEAYGARLEVVTEPDPETGELLQARLKRVEQLVQLHRPAYWPNQYANHENAGAHFRTTMAEIVNELGAPPDYLFCATSTCGTLRGCLESVKRHGYPTQLVAVDAVGSLIFSSIAEPRQIPGLGAGLCPPLCPSPEDCVVLHVSDLDCITGCRTLVRREAILAGGSSGGVVSALGRYRHRIPDGSTCVLILPDRGERYLDSVYSDEWVFEHYGATALEEMTAQKLQRV
- a CDS encoding helicase C-terminal domain-containing protein; protein product: MTTGVDYFGSPRPESAFSPHTLYSPAMAPRIDSEALILDLGVYDLLETRLLRSLGFAQRGGYERLWLGQAIHSRYQEQVLEQDPTYRREVVVRKTFEFRGWQVRVSGRADGLRRDPDGTLVVEEIKSVRRGGQLSAAAREVYERQAMLYAWMLEGTEEAGEAPVRPELVFIEIGSDAVERVELSADLRGLEVAVKRRVGEILANIERQREARENRVAAAAETTFPFPELRPGQEQILESVQAAMESSDHLLLEAATGIGKTVATLYPTLRYCLEHDKRLFVLTAKNTQQDMVTTVLRMLNQHGSFHSLRMRAKARMCANDQLICHEEYCRFARDYYLKLQSSQVVGNLLDRHTTLDPEAVYEASREAEVCPFEVSLEVGEQVQVTVCDYNYVFDPYVSLSNFGGDSDLSDTVLVIDEIHNLVGRGRGYYSPELGAEPARRAAEAMRLGGQPVHFEIEALCLKLAAFIDQSVEDALAVAPPQVEALETTLPEDRLWSLRPAFDSAFIDYLEYQRETKSFRAEDPFVQLYFDFLRFLNGLVVSDQAFSHCVERRRDGRWFKVLCKDPSRFLGQVIHRCHSVVGLSATLSPPEFYRDLLGFEVARTSTVSIPNPFPAERRRVVVDAAVATTWKQRPQNYPRIAERLAAFAAAVPGNCLALFPSYDFLAQVAGLMPLVDKRVLVQQRASGDKEREEILDTLRGALLGDVLLLAVAGGVFAEGVDYPGDMLRAVAVVGPCLPALNLEQQLLKEYYEERFEKGFEYAFVVPGMTRVVQAAGRLIRSPQDTGVIALFDKRFLYRPYRSHLPEDWLPEKGVKGLVDEPAKAARQFFGSLAELSALADSN